In Mustela lutreola isolate mMusLut2 chromosome 16, mMusLut2.pri, whole genome shotgun sequence, the genomic window CAGGACGAGTACGACATCCCCCGCCACCTgctggccccagggccccaggacaTCTACGACGTGCCCCCTGCTCGGGGGCTGCTGCCCAGCCAGTATGGCCAAGAGGTAGGTACTGGGTCTAGGAGTTGGGGGCACCTTGGCCCAGCCCAGCTTAGGGAGCTGGGCTACCCCTGTCCCGGCCAGGGTTGTCCTGGGGTTGGTGCTGTGGTGGTTCTGCTCTTCCTGTACCCTCCGGTGGCCCTGGCAGTGGCACCTGTGTCACCACATCTTTTCTGCCTCAGGTCTATGACACACCACCCATGGCTGTCAAGGGTCCTAATGGCCGGGACCCATCACTGGATGTATACGATGTGCCCCCCAGTGTGGAGAAAGGCCTGCCGCTGTCCACCCACCACGCAGTAAGCAGTCGGGGGGGAGCTGGGACTGGTGTGTATACAGGGCTGGGTGCGACAGAGTGTGGGCCGGGGGTGGGGACCCACGTCTTCAGGCCCCGGCTCTGCTCCTCAGTCTGTGACAGAAGTGCAGACTGAGCGCTCcagcctccacttcctcatctctACAAAGACCCCCCTCATGGGCCTTTCATGGGTTCTTGAGGGGATCACACAGGATATTAGCAAGGAGACCACAGAGTTCATTCTTCAAAGCAGGACCCTTCTGAGAGTGAGCGGGGACCAGGAATTATGAGGGAGCATCAGGAACAAACCATCACTGTCCTGGGTGAAGCAGGGTGTTGTCACCGTAAATACAACACACAGATCAGCCAGGTTCCTGGTGCACAGCAGAGACCACACGGGGGTGATGGGGGCGAGGTGGTGTCACAGCTGCCCTCTCAGCACGTGTTTGTAGCTGCACAGTGAACAAACTCCTGTAATCCTGGTCACAAACCTGTAAGTGGGTTCTCCCCTCTAACAGCTCAGcagacaggcacagagaggttgagtcgCCTGCCttaagtcacacagccagtgagcgGTGGAGCTGGGATTCTGAGCTCAGGGCTGGCTCCAGAGTTGGGTTCTTAACCTTAACCTGTGTAGGTAGGAACCAGGACACCGGGTGCTGCATCTGTATGAGTGGCCCAGTCCTGGTGGCTCCATCTGGGCAGGTGGATAGGCAGCCTTGACCGATCCTCTGCCCACCAGGTGTACGATGTCCCTCCATCCGTGAGCAAGGACGTGCCCGATGGCCCGCTGCTCCGTGAGGAGACCTACGATGTGCCCCCCGCCTTCGCCAAGGCCAAGCCCTTCGACCCGACCCGCCACCCTCTGGTCCTGGCCACGCCGCCCCCGGACTCGCTGGCAGCCGAGGACGTGTACGATGTGCCCCCGCCCGCTCCTGACCTCTACGACGTGCCCCCCGGCTTGCGgcggcccggccccggccccctcTACGACGTGCCCCGCGAACGGCTCCTCCCCGCCGAGGCGGCCGACGGCAGCGTGGCCAACGACAGCGTGTATGCGGTGCCGCCGCCCGCAGAGCGAGAGCCCCCGAGCGAGGCCAAGCGGCTGTCAGCCTCCAGCACCGGCAGCACACGCAGCAGCCAGTCAGCCTCCTCCCTGGAGGCCGCTGGGCCGGGCCGCGAGCCACTGGAACTGGAGGTGGCGGTGGAGGCCCTGGCGCGACTGCAGCAGGCCGTGAGCACCACCGTCGCCCAGCTGCTGGACCTGGCGGGCAGCGCAGGCACCGGCGGGGGCTGGCGCTGCGCCCCCGAGCCCCAGGAGCTGACGGGGCAGGACCTGCGGGCCGCCGTGGCCGCCGTGCAGGGCGCCGTCCACGAGCTGCTGGAGTTCGCCCGCGGCGCCATAGGCAATGCCGCGCACACGTCGGACCGCACGCTGCACGCTAAGCTTAGCCGGCAGCTGCAGAAGATGGAGGATGTGTACCAGACGCTGGCGGCCCACGGGCAGGCTCTCGAGGGGGGCCGCGGAGGCGCGGGGACCACTCCCGAAGACGTGGACCGCCTGGTGGCCTGCTCGCGGGCTGTGCCCGAGGACGCCAAGCAGCTGGCCTCTTTCTTGCACGGCAATGCCTCACTGCTCTTCAGACGGACCAAGGCCCCCGTTGGGGGGCCAGAGGGGGGCGGCCCCCTGCACCCCAACCCCATCGACAAGGCCAGCAGCATCCAGTCCCggcccctgccctcaccccctaAGTTCACCTCGCAGGACTCCCCGGATGGGCAGTATGAGAACAGTGAGGGGGGCTGGATGGAGGATTACGACTACGTCCACCTGCAGGTAAGTGCCAGCCCTGTGCCGGCTCCCAGGGGAGCCTCCTGGGGAAGCCTGCTGGCCTCCTCAGGTCTCTTAAGTTTTCTAACCCTGTCCTGGGCACCTTGATCCCCTCCACACGGAGTCTTCCTGTGGCCAAAAGAAGAATTTGGGCCCCAGTAGGCCTCAGTGAGTCCCTGTGCCCACTCTCTGACCTTCCAGGCCAGATGCAACCCCCGCCCAGACCCAGTCCTCTACCCGCCTCAGGCCTTTGGGCTGACGTGGCCATGTCATCAGAGGCCCTGCAGTGCCAGCCAAGAACGACCCTTGAGCACTTGCAGGGGCTGAGCTGCTCCAGTGAGCAGGACAGAAGCAGCTCTCTTGTGTGTGGGGAGAGGGATTTTGaagtataaacaaaaacaaagattgtTACAGGcattgggaaagaaagaaaaccaggagatgggaaggtgggcctctgagcacagagacccGGATGCCAACCGAGTACCCCAGTAGGGAGCATTTCAGGTTGAGTCAGCAGGTGCCAAGGCCCAGTGGTCAGGAATGGATGAACAGGCCCTGTATGCCAAGGGGAAGGGTTTGAATGTGATTCCTGGTATGGGAGCCGGGGCAGGGAGGATGGCCTGGCCACCTGGGGGGGCCGGCAGTTGGTGGAAGGGGCCTGGAGCGCACCCTCCTGGGAGGCTGTTCCTGCTGCGAGCCTGGGTCTGGCATGCAGTGCCACCTGGTGGCTGCCGACAGGGCCTTGCACTCCCCCAGGCCCATGGGGCTCCTGACTCAGTCCAGTCCTTGTGCCTTGCCTCCAGGGGaaggaagagtttgagaaaacCCAGAAAGAGCTGCTGGAAAAGGGCAACATCATGCGGCAGGGGAAGGGCCAGCTGGAGCTGCAGCAGGTAAGCATGCCTTCTctgggctggggcgggggagcCCAGCAGCCCCTCTGGAGCCGAGCCTCCCACCGCCCTCCCTGCCACAGGACTGTCTCCGTGCGTCTGGTGGATTTCTGTGTGTTGTTATCAGAGTGATCGTGGTAGACATGGGAACACAGAGAAAAGTGTAAAAAGGCAGGAAACAAGGCCCCTGAAGCAGTGGGGGTACCCTGGGGCTCGTTTGTAGCTCTGCTCCTGCGTCCAGAGTAGCCTCTATGTTTTCATGTTCTTGAGTTTGTGAGCAGGaacatctgggttttttttgttttttttttaagattttatttatttatttgacagacatcacaagtaggcagagaggcaggcagagagagggggggtggggtgaagcaggctccctgctgagcagagagcccgatgtggggctcgatcccaggaccccgggatgacaacctgaggccaaggcagaggctttaacccactgagcgacccaggcgccccagaacatctgcttttatttcaaaattgtcCCATGGCATTAAACATTCTTCCTCAGTTGTTTTTAAAGGTCATGGGACATGTCTGAGTATTAAATGCTTACATCATACCCAGTTTCCCTGATTATAATGGTACTGCTGTACTTGTGTGCAGATATAGAATTTCTTCATACTTCAGATCATTTCCTAAGGGTAGGAAagggattataaaaataaattaataaataaggtaCCTTTATTCTGATtatgaagatggaaaaaaaaatacagacaagcATGATGTAAGCACAGAAAAATCACCTATCAGATTTTCGGCACCtcgcaccccacccccgccccgggcatGGGGCGGATGGCAGAGCCAGGAGAGCTTCCCAGCTCCACCCTGGCCCCTGCAGAGCCACCATTGGCCCAGCTATAAGGTACAGACCATAGTGGGTCCATCTCAGGGTCATTGTGAGAATTaagggagggaagagcagaagcCTGGCCCATGGAACATACTCTGTAAAGGGATAAAAGTTCATAATTAGAGGtatctccatccatccatccatccgtccatccatcatcTGTCTGATGTATGGAATCTCCACTAGTTTAAGAAATGGACATGCGCTTTATCAAACTCTGTGACTTCTCTGGACTGTGCCAGCATTTATTTATCTGGTCCCCTGTTGGTGGGACATTTCGGGTATTCCCAGAATTGCTTTCATGAACAGCACTTCACCGACCTGCTTGATCCCAAAGGTAAATTACTAAAAGCTGGAAGAAGAGATAGGAATATACATGAAAAGCTCTAGAAAGGTCGAGTGCCCTTCGGCCAGGGACCTAAAGCACCACTACGGTACAGGCTCATCAATTGTAGACacgtagggcgcctgggtggctcagtgggttaaagcctctgccttcagcttaggtcatgatctcagggtcctgagatcgagtcccgcatcgggctctctgctcagcagggagcctgcttccttctctctctgcctgcctctctgcctacttgtgatctgtctctgccaaagaaataaataaaatttaaaaaaatttaaaaaaaatgtagacaggggcacctgggtggctcagtgggttatgcctctgccttcggctcaggtcatgatcccagggtcctgggatcgagccccacatcgggcttcctgctctgcgggtagcctgcttcctcctctctctctgcctacttgtgatctctgtcagataaataaagaaaaaatctaaaaaaaaaaaatgtagacacGTGTGTCGGTTGTCCCCACCCCAGAATATtgcttgaataaataaaacaaataatacagtaaaaTCTTAGGTAGCTATTAAGAATTGTcaaagaatggggcgcctgggtggctcagtgggttaagcctctcccttcggctcaagtcatgatctcagggtcctgggaccaagcccggcatggggctctctgctcagcggggagcctgcttcctcctctctctctgcctgcctttgtgcctacttgtgatctctctctctctttgtcaaataaatgaataaaatcttaaaaaaagaattgtcaaaGAATGGAAAAGAGTTCGAACTGAAAGTGAGTGTGCATCCTCTCCCTGGCTGAGGGGGCCAAATGGTGAGTCTCCCCAGGTTGCCGCCGATTGTTTCGGGGATGAGGAAGGGGCAAGTCCATGCTGGTTTTGCTAATTAAATGAAGGCTTGAAATCTTGGATGAAACAGAACTTATCTGTGCCTGAGCCTGTGCACAGCTGATCACAGCCCCGCAGGCCCCTGGTCAGTCAGCTCAGTCCACACGGGCAGCTTGCATGGCGGGGGCTGCCGTCGTGGAGAGCCCCTCTCCCCCTGCGCTGACACAGACCAGCGGACAGCGGGCCCCTGCCCTCTGGCTCGGGGCTGGAAGGGCGGCCATAAAACAGTCGGCCCTCAAACACCGTGGATGTGAACTGCATGGATCCACTTGGAgctggatttttgttttaataagtaCATTGGAGAAGTATTTTAGAGACTAAGACAGTTTGAAAAAACATGCAGATGGACCATGTAGCCTAGAAATACTCAAAAAATTATGTATTGTAAGAAAACAGCATTTGGTACAAGTAACAAGTTTTACAAATACcatgacctttctttttttcttttttttaagattttattttaagtaatcgctACTGTGGGACTCAGACTCACAACTCTGCAATCGAGAGTTGCACGCTCTCCtagctaagccagccaggcacaccccGCTACATCTCTTCTGTTTAAAgtttttataatggaaaattGAATTCCCTTATAAAACTGAAGAAGGCAGTCCCCTGGGTGCATTCACCCACTCCCAGCCCCTCTCGGGACGGCTGCTAAGCTGGGTATCTGGCAGCCTTACCCCGCAAACCATGTTGGAGACGTTACAGCCTTTCGTCTGCAAATACTTGTGTTTGGTTCTAAAAGATAACAGACCTGGATTATATTCTACCAGGGGTGACTTCCGGGGACCCGAGATACCAGCGGACAGCTGTCTTGTTTTCTGCTTGTTGGTgtatttgaagtttttcttttttaagaattgattaatttatttaaagtgtgattgggggtaggggtagagggagagaatcaggcagactccctgctgagcacattctacacagggctcgatcccgtgaccccaagatcatgacctgagcccaaatcaagagtcagatgcttaactgactgagccacccaggtgtcccgatttGAATCTTTTTACAACGTATATGTTAAAGACAAAATGTGgggcttttaaaattcattgtgaAGTATGGATAGGTTCCTAGGAAGCCGCAGAGAGTATAAAGCAGGTCCGTGTCCCCTTCACGCACTTTCCCGCAGTGATTGCTTCCCGATTACGTAAGCAGAGACTGACGTCCCCAACCACGGCAGCTGCTCATTTGTTCTGTGTCGATCCATTTCATGGTTTCCATGAAATCCTACCTTTTGAGATAGGCAGAAGTTACTGGCGAGTGTTGAGTGTCGGGAGGCCGCTGCGGACGCATGCTTTGCCTGTGGCCTAGAGACCGCGCCTGTCCCCGCTCCCGCTGGGAGCCGTCCCGTTCTCTTTCTCGGCGTGGTGCAGCCGCGGTTCtcactctgctctccctctgctgcagctGAAGCAGTTCGAGCGGCTGGAGCAGGAGGTGTCCCGGCCCATCGAGCACGACCTGGCCAACTGGACCCCAGCGCAGCCACTGGCCCCAGGGCGGACAGGCAGCCTGGGGTCCTCGGACCGGCAGCTGCTGCTCTTCTACCTGGAGCAGTGCGAGGCCAACCTGACCACCCTCACCAATGCGGTGGACGCCTTCTTCACTGCCGTGGCCACCAACCAGCCCCCCAAGATCTTCGTGGCACACAGCAAGTTTGTCATCCTCAGCGCCCACAAGCTGGTGTTCATCGGGGACACGCTGTCGCGGCAGGCCAAGGCGGCCGACGTGCGCAGCCAGGTGACCCACTACAGCAACCTACTGTGTGACCTTCTGCGTGGCATCGTGGCCACGACCAAGGCCGCTGCCCTGCAGTACCCGTCCCCCGCCGCCGCCCAGGACATGGTGGACAGGGTCAAGGAGTTGGGCCACAGCACCCAGCAGTTCCGCCGGGTCCTGGGCCAGCTGGCGGCAGCCTGAGAGCCCGTGATGGAGGGATGGGGTCGGGAGGACGACACCTGCCCCGAGAGAGTTGCCGTGCTGTAGGCGTGGGGACAGGCACCCCAGCTCTGCCCAGGCCTGGTGCCCCAGACTGTCCAGGGATTTGTACATATTTATGACGGGGCAGGATATGGGACAGCATTTCCTCAGCAGAGCCCAAGCAGAGCTGGGCCCCCAGGAGACAAGGCTGAGGAGTAGGCTGGGGTCTTCTGCATACACGGCGCCGGGGCCCAAAGACCCCTCGATCCCCATGGCCTCAGAGGACCCCTTGAGCTGATCCTAGCCCCGCTGGGGGGCCCTGCCCCTCGCTCCCCCACACCACAAGCGCCACTGTACCAGGAGAAAAACTCTAAAACActatttttcattattgattttccAATCATTTGACTAATAGTcgacatttaaataaaattttaaaaatgggaagccTCTGGTGTGAGGTGTGAGAGCCAACAGGCCTCATGGATGCAGGCAGGGGTGTCCTTGCTCTCTGATGCCACAGACGGAGGGGATTTGGGGTGAAGTTGTGGGAAGCTTCTTGGGAGGGTGAAGACCAAGTGGGTCCCTTCAGGAGCCAGGCTAAGGACATGAGGCCAGGGATCTCCTCCAAGGTGGGGGTAGGTCTGCCATGACCCCGAGACCTTGAGAGCCAAGGCTGCTGGAGAGAAGCTGAGTCATCCTCAAACAGCAGGGCGCGATGGCCAAGGAGGGGCGCGCCCGTGGCCAGGTCGGCGGGAAGCCAGCACGGACTGAAGCAGCTCCCGGAACACACTGGGCTCCACTGGGGCCTACGCTCCAAGGCAGAGAACCCGTGGAGGACACCACAGAAACTTGTTTTCACAGACCTCACCCAGAGCTTTGCTCTTAGAAGCTCATAATTTCACCCAGGGACTTACTCCGGAGCGTCTTCCTTGAATTACACATAGACTTGGCCTCTACGTTGGGACTTGGGGATCCACAGGGCCCTTACCCTGGGTTTCAGGAACTGCTGCTCCTACCCTGACTGTTCTGCCCATCACCTTGGGCCCTGGTCTCCTACCCCTAAGAAGAAGGGCAGGATCTGTCAACCCTCCCCAGCGGGGACCCCAGTGAAGGCCCCCATCCTCCAGCCCCTCAGCACCCTGGCGAGGACACAGATGGCAAAAGGCATGTGGTTGCTCTCAGGGTTTTATTTGGGTTTTGCAGGAGTTGGGGGGTGAGGCAGGGGTTCAGTTGGCCTGCAGAACCTCACGAACCCAGGGAATGAACTTGGTGACGCGGGTGTACACCCCTGGTGAGAATGGGTTGCACCAGCTACTGCCCCAGGATACGACGCCCACCAGGGTCCAAACTCCGTCGTTCTGGCAGACCAGGGGGCCCCCAGAGTCGCCCTGCAGGAGGATAAAGGACTGGTTTCCAAGCCGAAGTGGGGTGCCAAGGCCCCAGTGTGCCCTGACCTGCCCCAGCCCAGGTTCAGTGCAGAAAAATGACACGCCTGGGCACAGTGACTGAGCAGGAGACCCTTCAATGTGGGTCCCATGGCAGCCCCAGCTCCGTCACCAACTCCAGAGGGCCTGGGGCAGGTGGACAACCCTCTGACCCGGCCAGTGCCTGTGCAATGGGCTACAAACTCCCGGCTCCCGGGGGCTGGCGTGAGGGGGCTAAGGCCTGCAGCACGCCCAGGCCAGAGAGAGCCCTTGGGCAGAGGCCCCTGTTTCTGCAGGTCCAGGTCTGGGCTGGGGTCTGGGCAGCTGGCCTGAGCGAAGGAGCCAAGACACGCACAGAGAGGACCTGCCCTCTGGGCTGAGCAGGGGTGGCATGAGGTCCGACGGGGAGCACCAGGGTGGCAGAGCCGGGCCATACCGAGCAGGAGGACACGCCGCTGGCACCCGCGCAAACCATCACATTCGTGATCCTGCTGCCCCAGAACTTCATGCAGTCGGCGTTGGACAGGAGGGGCAGGGCCGCCTGCTGCAGCTTGTCGGGGGTCTTGTAGGCTGGAGGGACACAGCAGGCCCGGAGGGGTCAGGGCCTCTCCTTCCGCCCTGACCCCCTGGACAGTGCCACACACAGCCACTGGCCTCAAGTCAGGAGGGAAGTCGGGCCTGGAGGTGGGGCATGGCAGTGAGGGGGCCACGCTTGCCGGTGCTTCCGTGCTTCTCCGCAAGGTGGTCTTCAAGGACAGAGTGTTTAagctcatctttttatttttaggtatttatttatttgacagagaaagcagaagcagggggaatggcaggcagagggagaggaagaagcaggcttcctgctgagcagggggccagattcaggtctccatcccaggaccctggaatcatgacctgagccgaaggcagactcttaatcgaatgagccacccaggtgtccgccCCCTCCAACTTTTTAAGATCtcatctgtttatttgagagagagagagcgaagcagggggagcagcaggcagagggagagggacaagcataccctctgctgagcagggagccccacaggaGACTGGTTTCCATCTGACCGCAGCCAGAGGTAgtcacccaaccgactgagccacccaggcacccctaaggtcATCTCTAATCATGTTTGGTAGATTTTTCATTATGAGggttttaaataaaggaaagaaagatttatGGTTTGCGATTTACATGCGTGGAATTTAGACCAAAATCAGAATGAGGCTCCCTCCCTTCCGAAAAGGCCCTGCAAGGCCACTCACAGTTGTACTGGGTCTTGCCCCAGCCCGTGGTGGCGCAGACGGAGCCCGGGGTGAAGCTGGCATTGGCGCTGGGCAGGCACACAGGGGACACAGTGCTGGAGAGCAGGGCAGGCGTGGCCAGCTTCAGCAGGGCGATGTCGTTGGTGTCCATAATCCTGTCCCACAGTGGGTGTTCAAAAACCTGGGGAGACatggtgggggctgggcagagcTCAGAGGACTTGGGGGTTGACGTGGGGAGGTAGGGACAGAGGTCTCGAGACGCAGAGGGCTCCGTGCCAGGCGGGCAGTCGTTGAGAAAGGAGCACAGATGGAGCTGCACAGGCAAAATCTCTGGAAACTGGCATTTGACACATCGGTGATctttagtttttgtatttttgtgcttTTCTACAATGAGCAAAATTTCATCTTCCCATCAGAAGCAGCATTCTGTATTTGTAAAGGAGCTTTCTCCTTGGGAAAGAAGGCTCTGGACTGAGAAGTGCAAGGGTGAGGCCCCATGGGTCGGCCAAGGTCATGTGTTCCCGCACACCCTGCCCACCTTGCCCCGCCCTcatcccaggcccccaggggcGGCCTCCTCGGCCACCCGCCCTCGAGGTACCTTTGCGATCCTCAACACCTGGACAGCCTCGCCATCAGAGCCGTGATCAGACACGCCAGCCACCACACGGTGGCTCTTCCTGGGGGGAGAGGAGGTGGCAGAGGGGTCTCGGGGTGCCCGGGCGCCGGGCAGGCACACGGGGGACACGGTGTGCTTTTGCCAATTGCAGGAAGCCTCGGCTGAACCTCTCCTTCCCACGAGGACATGGGGGCCTGGCTCCCCAGCTGTGCactgaaggcactggactagagtGGCTCTCCTGGATGAAGCAGGGGTCCAGGGTGGCAGGGAGCACAAGGGTCGGGATTTTCTCCTGCAGGTGATGGCTCTGCCTGTGGCTAGGAGGTAGGAACAGCGTCTTCCCCACCTGCCCTTGGCCTCAGACCCTTCCCGTCAGGGCACGGTGCCTGGgatggggcctggggagggagtGAGGGCTGTTCCCTGACACCCAGGGGGCCCCTGCTGCCCGAGTCCTGGCCTCACCTGACTCTGCAGTGGGCAGCGGTGAGCACCCAGTCCTGGCTGATGAGCGAACCCCCGCAGAAGTGTAAGCCCGAGTTggtctggggagaggggagccgGACAGTCAGCCTCGCTGCTCCTGCCTGACCATGCCCAGTCCATCCCGCCCCCTCCTCAGCTTCCCCCTCACCTGCAGGGACACCTGCCAGGGCCAGGAGCTGGGCACAGCGTCTTCCCCATTGACGATCCGGGACAGGCCACTCAGCTGAGGGTGGATGGCAGGGACCCCGCAGCctgggggccagggccagggtAGCTGGTCAATGGACGGGGGCCGAGGAGGGAGAACTAGACGTCCAGCCTCTGtagccacccagcacccagcccaTCCTGACCCGGCCGGCAGCTGCCCTGGGGACCTTGTGGAGGGTCCTGGAGGCTGGGGACATCCAGAGTTAGGGACCAGAGCTAGAAGCCTGGGTCTGGAGACTCCTACATAGCCAGCTCCCCAACCCACTGTGTGCCCCAAGAGGAGCCTCCATCCTtcaaacccagggtcctgggttgtcGGGCTGAGACATCCTGCTTGAGTCCCGGTGCTCTCACTGCCCTCAAGTCTGCGGTAGCAGCGGAGTGTTACTCCCACCGGAACACCACAAACCCCGGAGGCTGCCAGAGTCAGGAGGACGGAAGGGACAGGGCCAAAGGGACCGGCGTGGGACACCTTCCGGAGGCCCAACTCCAGTGGCTCGGGGACGGATGTGGATGCTGGAGGAGCCCGGACGACCCCCACTTTCTGAACCAACGGAGGAGGCCAAGATGAGGCAGGTCCAGCATGACCCGTGGAGTCTGAGGGGCTCGAGGGACCTCTAGgcagagcaggagtggggagccCAGGAGAGGCACCCAGCAAGGCTGTGGAGGCCGGCAAGGGGTCAGGCGGGGCAGGTGAGGAGAGGTACTAGGACGTAGCCCTCCAGGTCCCAGCTTctgggagtgggggtgtgggtgttgggggtgggagaggcctGGTGTGGGGCTGCCTCGCCCCCCGAACTTTGCGCTTACCGGAGCTGCCGCCAAAGAGGAGAAAGCCAAGGACAGCCCAGAGAAAGGTCATGGTGTGTGACTCAGGAGGTTGAATAGGGTCAGCCTGAAGGACCCTCAATATATTCCCCGGCCCACGAATCGCAGCCTGCCTCGCCATCCCCTTCCTTATCACGAGGCCCTGGGCTGAGAAGCACCTGGTTCCTGGGCAGGCCTGGGCAGCTGCTCCTGGGAAGGGTCCTTGGAACCACAGGTGTGTGCAGCCGGCAGCTGGCCCATCCCGCAGCTGCCCACTCCCCGGGGCGGGGCCCTGAGCACCCTGAGCCTGGCTTGGAGGGCCAGGCCCATGCTGCTTCATGGGGTGGAAGCGTGGAGCCAGGCTTGGGATAAAGACCAAAGGCAGGCCCTCCAGGTACCTCCCGCCATTCGTCCCAGTGAAGACCAATGTTCACAAGCAGAATGAGGTCTCAGGGGCCCCAACACAGAAGAGCACATCATCAATGtgtcttttattgatttattgaacCTTCATGGGA contains:
- the BCAR1 gene encoding LOW QUALITY PROTEIN: breast cancer anti-estrogen resistance protein 1 (The sequence of the model RefSeq protein was modified relative to this genomic sequence to represent the inferred CDS: deleted 1 base in 1 codon), with amino-acid sequence MGSGQWARAAGHAGSRAGPVGPRRRRRRAERAGTFSGRWWRQPAWWLKRSDPGRDPGGCGLLGAQRERGTGSLVCAPAGRRGPVRPDTMNYLNVLAKALYDNVAESPDELSFRKGDIMTVLERDTQGLDGWWLCSLHGRQGIVPGNRLKILVGMHDKKPAGPGPGPPAPAAQPQPGLHTPAAQYTPMLPAAYQPQPDSVYLVPTPSKTQQGLYQAPGPSPQFQSPPAKQTSTFSKQMPHHPLPSPAPDLYQVPPGPGSPAQDIYQVPPAAGIGHDIYQVPPSMDTRSWEGSKPPAKVVVPTRVGQGYVFEASQPEQDEYDIPRHLLAPGPQDIYDVPPARGLLPSQYGQEVYDTPPMAVKGPNGRDPSLDVYDVPPSVEKGLPLSTHHAVYDVPPSVSKDVPDGPLLREETYDVPPAFAKAKPFDPTRHPLVLATPPPDSLAAEDVYDVPPPAPDLYDVPPGLRRPGPGPLYDVPRERLLPAEAADGSVANDSVYAVPPPAEREPPSEAKRLSASSTGSTRSSQSASSLEAAGPGREPLELEVAVEALARLQQAVSTTVAQLLDLAGSAGTGGGWRCAPEPQELTGQDLRAAVAAVQGAVHELLEFARGAIGNAAHTSDRTLHAKLSRQLQKMEDVYQTLAAHGQALEGGRGGAGTTPEDVDRLVACSRAVPEDAKQLASFLHGNASLLFRRTKAPVGGPEGGGPLHPNPIDKASSIQSRPLPSPPKFTSQDSPDGQYENSEGGWMEDYDYVHLQGKEEFEKTQKELLEKGNIMRQGKGQLELQQLKQFERLEQEVSRPIEHDLANWTPAQPLAPGRTGSLGSSDRQLLLFYLEQCEANLTTLTNAVDAFFTAVATNQPPKIFVAHSKFVILSAHKLVFIGDTLSRQAKAADVRSQVTHYSNLLCDLLRGIVATTKAAALQYPSPAAAQDMVDRVKELGHSTQQFRRVLGQLAAA
- the LOC131818713 gene encoding chymotrypsinogen B-like, giving the protein MTFLWAVLGFLLFGGSSGCGVPAIHPQLSGLSRIVNGEDAVPSSWPWQVSLQTNSGLHFCGGSLISQDWVLTAAHCRVRKSHRVVAGVSDHGSDGEAVQVLRIAKVFEHPLWDRIMDTNDIALLKLATPALLSSTVSPVCLPSANASFTPGSVCATTGWGKTQYNSYKTPDKLQQAALPLLSNADCMKFWGSRITNVMVCAGASGVSSCSGDSGGPLVCQNDGVWTLVGVVSWGSSWCNPFSPGVYTRVTKFIPWVREVLQAN